From the genome of Amycolatopsis granulosa:
AGCGACGACTTCACCCTGCCCGGTTCCGAATCCGGCGAGGGCAGCGCGGTACTGACCGAGCACGGCGTCACCGGCGGTTCGACCAGCGCACGCCTCGTTTTCACCACCGGCGGAGCGCTGAGCAGCCAGAGCGCGGTCGTCGAGCAGGCCGTGGCCGGGGTCCGCGCGGTGCCGCACGTCCGCTCGGTGTCCGATCCGCTCGCCACCGTCTCGCCCGACGGCCGCACGGCCTTCGCCAACATCCAGTTCGACGACAAGCCCGCGAACCTGGGCCCCGGTCTCGTCGACGGCATCGACGCCGCCACCGACCCGGCGAGAGCCGCCGGGGTCGCCGTCGACTACAGCGGCACCCTGGGCGAAGCGGCCGAGCCGGAGAAGGGCGACCTCAGGTCGGAGGCGGTCGGCATCCTCGTGGCGCTCGTCCTGCTGCTGGTCGCGTTCGGCAGCGTCCTGGCCGCCGGGCTGCCGGTGATCACCTCGATCGTCGGCGTCGTCACCGGACTGGGCCTGCTCGGGCTGCTGGCGAGCGCGATCACGTTCGCGACGGCCTCTCCCACGCTGGCGATCATGATCGGTCTCGGTGTCGGCATCGACTACGCGTTGTTCCTGACCACCCGGTTCCGCCAGCACCTCCTCGACGGCGCCGATCCGGTCGACGTGGCCGGCCGCACGGTCGCGACCAGCGGCCGGTCGGTGCTCATCGCCGCGACCACCGTGGTGATCGCACTGATGGGCCTGTTCACCGTGGGCGTCTCGTTCATCGGCAAACTCGGGCTCGCCGCGGCCATCACAGTGGTCGTGGCCGCGGCCGCGGCGACGACACTCGTCCCCGCCCTGCTGGGCCTGGCCGGACGGCGGATCGACCGCTGGCACGTGCGCCGCCCGGTCGCCGAGGAGTCCGCCGACGGGTCGGAGAGCACCTGGCACCGGTACGCCGTGCGGATCGACCGGCACCCGTGGCGGTACCTGTGCGGCGGCGTCCTGGTCGCGGCGGTACTGGCGATCCCGGCGTTCTCGATGGAACTCGGGCACATCGACCAGGGCGCGGACCCGGCGGGCAGCACCACCCGGCAGGCCTACGACGCGATCAGCACAGGGTTCGGGCCCGGCGTGAACGGACAGTTCACCGTGGTCGTCGTGCCCAGCGCCACCGCGCCGTCCGGGCTCACCGCCTCGGTGCAGCAGGCGCTCGCCGCCACCCCCGGCGTCGCCTCCGCCACCCCGCTGACCACGAGCCCGGACCGCGCGGTCCTGCTGTCCACGGTCACCCCGGCGACCGGACCGCAGGACGCCGCCACCGACGAGCTGCTGAAGACGATCCGGACCCGCACCCTGCCCCCGGTCCTGGACGGCTCGACCGCCTACGTCACCGGTCAGACGGCGGGCCAGCTCGACTTCCGCGACATCGTGGCGGCGAAGCTCCCGCTGATCATCGGCGTGGTCGTGGCCGCCGCGTTCGTGCTGCTGCTGCTGTCCTTCCGCAGCCCCGTCCTCGCGCTCAAGGCCGCGGTCCTGAACCTGTTGTCGATCGCCGCGTCCTACGGCGTCATCGTCGCGGTGTTCCAGTGGGGCTGGGGCGCGTCGCTGTTCGGGGTGGACGAGCCGGTGCCCATCGAGTCGTACGTGCCCATGATCATGTTCGCGATCGTGTTCGGGCTGTCGATGGACTACGA
Proteins encoded in this window:
- a CDS encoding MMPL family transporter, with the translated sequence MAEQVSTAGRTRTGALERTGRRCATHPWRVVLVWLAVLAAVTVADQLAGGAFSDDFTLPGSESGEGSAVLTEHGVTGGSTSARLVFTTGGALSSQSAVVEQAVAGVRAVPHVRSVSDPLATVSPDGRTAFANIQFDDKPANLGPGLVDGIDAATDPARAAGVAVDYSGTLGEAAEPEKGDLRSEAVGILVALVLLLVAFGSVLAAGLPVITSIVGVVTGLGLLGLLASAITFATASPTLAIMIGLGVGIDYALFLTTRFRQHLLDGADPVDVAGRTVATSGRSVLIAATTVVIALMGLFTVGVSFIGKLGLAAAITVVVAAAAATTLVPALLGLAGRRIDRWHVRRPVAEESADGSESTWHRYAVRIDRHPWRYLCGGVLVAAVLAIPAFSMELGHIDQGADPAGSTTRQAYDAISTGFGPGVNGQFTVVVVPSATAPSGLTASVQQALAATPGVASATPLTTSPDRAVLLSTVTPATGPQDAATDELLKTIRTRTLPPVLDGSTAYVTGQTAGQLDFRDIVAAKLPLIIGVVVAAAFVLLLLSFRSPVLALKAAVLNLLSIAASYGVIVAVFQWGWGASLFGVDEPVPIESYVPMIMFAIVFGLSMDYEVFLLSRVHEAWLRTRNTHTGVADGLGVTARVISSAALIMICVFFAFLAAPSVVIKILALGLGVSVLIDATLIRLLIVPAAMFLLGKASWWLPGWLDRALPHLEPEPEHR